Proteins from a genomic interval of Phycisphaerae bacterium RAS1:
- the pulG_5 gene encoding Type II secretion system protein G precursor: MTPLVRSRRGFTLIELLVVVAIIALLISILIPSLNGAREQAKRAYCLANLKSIANAVQAYASEDEREHAVPIHWRHVVKGTGPFNLWRTTNWFAWGGVDGTKQFKITSSAGITFDENDAVGKDWAGKTRPLNKYVYKTLNPNDAKKPTIFKCPSDVGYRIFSTNNHTTAESRLTPCIEILGNSYRGSFYCYRNGGSAWPTNVMAMGPWGHRLSTMTTASEICQFGEPNFFYMISDETGSPSDADPIVVYGWHKKVLTENILFVDGSARTTQCGRTRPPTEIAAEMGIPDTAHIIRRGKGWRLDTYPTPGARISGARPQFWLPWTTQWPVAGAQDNMPDHPPVQ; this comes from the coding sequence ATGACCCCGTTGGTTCGCTCGAGACGTGGTTTTACGCTCATTGAACTGCTGGTCGTGGTCGCGATCATCGCCTTGTTGATCTCGATCCTGATCCCCAGCCTGAACGGCGCCCGTGAGCAGGCCAAGCGGGCCTACTGCCTGGCGAATCTCAAGAGTATCGCAAACGCCGTGCAGGCCTACGCCAGTGAAGACGAACGCGAGCACGCGGTCCCGATTCACTGGAGGCACGTGGTTAAAGGAACCGGACCGTTTAACCTCTGGCGAACGACGAACTGGTTTGCCTGGGGCGGCGTCGACGGCACGAAGCAATTTAAGATCACGAGCTCGGCCGGGATCACGTTCGATGAAAACGACGCCGTCGGGAAGGACTGGGCGGGAAAAACGCGGCCGCTAAACAAGTACGTCTACAAGACTCTCAACCCCAACGACGCCAAGAAGCCGACCATCTTCAAGTGCCCGTCCGATGTCGGCTACCGCATCTTCAGCACCAACAACCACACGACGGCTGAGAGCCGGCTGACACCGTGCATCGAGATCCTCGGAAACAGTTACCGCGGCAGCTTTTACTGTTATCGCAACGGCGGATCGGCCTGGCCCACAAACGTCATGGCCATGGGCCCGTGGGGGCACCGCTTGTCGACGATGACCACCGCCTCGGAGATTTGCCAGTTTGGCGAGCCGAACTTCTTCTACATGATCAGCGACGAGACCGGCTCGCCCTCGGACGCCGACCCGATCGTGGTATACGGCTGGCACAAGAAAGTGCTCACCGAGAACATCCTGTTCGTCGACGGCTCGGCCCGCACCACCCAGTGCGGCCGAACGCGACCGCCGACGGAAATCGCGGCCGAGATGGGAATTCCCGACACGGCGCACATCATCCGCCGCGGCAAGGGCTGGCGCCTGGACACGTATCCGACGCCCGGCGCCCGGATCAGCGGGGCACGTCCGCAGTTCTGGCTGCCTTGGACGACACAGTGGCCGGTCGCCGGCGCCCAGGACAACATGCCGGACCATCCGCCGGTGCAGTGA
- the epsG_2 gene encoding Type II secretion system protein G precursor, which produces MSKNRSKPAFTLIELLVVVAIIALLISILIPSLNGAREQAKRAYCLANLKSIGNATQAYASEDEREHAVPIHWRHVVRGTGPFNLWRTTNWFAWGGVDGVKRYNITSSAGITFDENDNIGKDWAGKTRPLNKYVYKTLNPNDAKKPTIFKCPSDVGYRIHGLNTHTTAESRLSPCIEVLGNSYRGSFYCFINTASAWPTNVMAIGPWGKRLSSLKNASEICQFGEPNFFYMISDETGAPSDSDPIVVYGWHKKVLTENLLFIDGSARSTQAGKTRPPSEAAADMGIPDTAYIIRRGKGWRLDTYPTPGARISGARPQFWLPASWANQWPVNGAQDNMPDHPAQ; this is translated from the coding sequence ATGTCCAAGAACCGTTCGAAACCTGCCTTCACCCTGATCGAGTTGCTGGTGGTGGTCGCGATCATCGCGCTGCTGATCTCGATCCTGATCCCCAGCCTCAACGGCGCCCGCGAGCAGGCCAAGCGCGCCTACTGCCTGGCCAATCTCAAGAGCATCGGCAACGCCACCCAGGCGTACGCCAGCGAGGACGAGCGCGAGCACGCCGTTCCGATTCACTGGCGGCACGTCGTCCGCGGCACCGGGCCGTTCAACCTCTGGCGTACGACCAACTGGTTCGCCTGGGGCGGCGTCGACGGCGTCAAGCGCTACAACATCACCTCCAGCGCCGGCATCACGTTTGACGAGAACGACAACATCGGCAAGGATTGGGCCGGCAAGACGCGTCCGCTCAACAAGTACGTCTACAAGACGCTCAACCCCAACGACGCCAAGAAGCCGACCATCTTCAAGTGCCCGTCCGACGTGGGCTATCGCATCCACGGCCTGAACACGCACACCACCGCCGAGAGCCGGCTCTCGCCCTGCATCGAAGTACTGGGCAACAGCTATCGCGGCAGCTTCTACTGCTTCATCAACACGGCCTCGGCCTGGCCGACGAACGTCATGGCGATCGGCCCGTGGGGCAAGCGCCTCTCGTCCCTCAAGAACGCTTCGGAAATCTGCCAGTTCGGCGAGCCGAACTTCTTCTACATGATCAGTGACGAGACCGGCGCCCCATCGGACTCGGACCCGATCGTGGTTTACGGCTGGCACAAGAAAGTGCTGACTGAAAATCTTCTGTTCATCGACGGCTCGGCCCGCAGCACGCAGGCCGGCAAGACCCGCCCGCCGTCCGAGGCGGCCGCGGACATGGGCATCCCGGATACGGCGTACATCATTCGCCGCGGCAAGGGCTGGCGGCTGGACACTTACCCGACGCCCGGGGCGCGCATCTCCGGCGCGCGTCCGCAATTCTGGCTCCCGGCCTCGTGGGCGAATCAGTGGCCGGTCAACGGCGCCCAGGACAACATGCCGGATCACCCGGCGCAGTAG
- the cusA_2 gene encoding Cation efflux system protein CusA, translating into MNDQTQNADAAVNHGLVAGVIRFCLHNKLVVVLVLALIVLWGWRVMPFRTTDALIPRDPIPVDAIPDIGENQQIIFTDWPGRSPQDVEDQITYPLTTTLQGTPGFKAIRGFSMFGFSVVYVIFDDTHDYYWCRSRVLEKLNTAQQKLPAGVTPSLGPDATALGQVFWYTLEGSQGGFDLMELRSVQDWYVRYALQAIPGVSEVASVGGYVREYQVDVDPDAMRAHNVRLQDVFMAVQRANVDVGAETIEFNGVEYLVRGRGFVRSAADIENIVIRSEAGVPLLLRSVARVQIGPALRRGMLDKEGVEAVGGVVVVRYGANPLEVTQRVKQHIAELSASLPKKTLESGGESQVQIVPFYDRSELIHETLDTLKDALIEQVLVTTFVVLLFLRHLRSCIVISLTLPLAVLVCFILMKLSGVDSNLMSLGGIAIAIGTLVDMGIILTENIVRHIEADGGRRPLRELIYDASREIGGAVTTAILMTVIAFLPVFALDGPEGKLFRPLAYTKTFALLGSLLVAILILPTLAQLVFRPLGDRRPRDDRLGDRPLAGLLLPRFAGEIASFAAMTAVLVVLTLCWMPLGPGHGLMRNLLIVLGINLAWGSVRVIFIDFYPYLLRVFLEHKIAFLSLPAGVVLLGATVWLGFGNVFGWLPQPAAPADSAAPPSAVQKSYRELYVRAVHAFPGLPREFMPFLDEGSYLYMPTLMPHAGIGASLEAISAQDRAIRAIPEVESVVGKLGRAETAIDPAPVNMVETIITYKPEFLSDESGTLHTFRFDAAKTGEFCDALGRSVPAPDGRPYVVRGLFPRDEQGRLIPDPRGRPFRNWRPPLDPELNPGRKAWGGIVAASSRRKGAAADPPETIWDNVAHAARYPGMTDAPLLQPISTRIVMLQSGIRAAMAVKIAGRNLEEIEQAGFAIAEQLKLAPGVAAELVVPDRVVGKPYVELDIDRDKIARYGVNIRDVQDVIEIALGGITATTTYEGRQRYPIRVRYARETRDSLEALERIRVPAAGKGQIPLAQLATIQYVRGPQEIKSEDNFLVSYVLFDKKPGFAEIDVIEQAGRFLDHKLASGELKLPAGVHYRFAGNYENNIRFQDKLRVILPLSLLLLFLLVYFQFRSVLVSLVVFTGIPVAWAGGFVGMWLIGQDWFFDFEVFGRNVRDLLHFQSYNLSAAVWVGFLALFSVSIDDGVVLAEYLGIEFRKRAISGVAEIRAAIISAGARRVRPCLMTSATTVLSLMPVLTSEGRGADVMIPIALPALGGLSIELLSLFVLPVCYCWMKEWQWRLQRLPEPRP; encoded by the coding sequence ATGAATGATCAAACGCAAAACGCCGATGCCGCCGTGAATCACGGTCTTGTCGCCGGCGTCATCCGCTTCTGCCTGCACAACAAGCTGGTAGTCGTCCTGGTACTGGCATTGATCGTGCTGTGGGGCTGGCGCGTGATGCCCTTTCGAACGACGGATGCCCTGATTCCGCGCGACCCGATCCCGGTCGACGCCATCCCCGACATCGGTGAGAACCAGCAGATCATCTTCACTGACTGGCCCGGCCGCTCGCCGCAGGACGTCGAGGACCAGATCACCTATCCGCTGACCACGACCCTGCAAGGCACGCCGGGATTCAAGGCCATCCGCGGGTTTTCGATGTTCGGGTTTTCGGTGGTGTACGTCATCTTCGACGACACGCACGATTACTACTGGTGCCGCTCGCGCGTGCTGGAAAAACTGAACACGGCCCAGCAGAAGCTGCCCGCCGGCGTCACGCCGTCGCTGGGCCCCGACGCCACCGCTCTGGGCCAGGTCTTCTGGTACACGCTCGAAGGCTCGCAGGGCGGCTTCGACCTGATGGAGCTGCGCAGCGTTCAGGACTGGTACGTGCGCTATGCGCTCCAGGCCATTCCGGGCGTGAGCGAAGTGGCGTCCGTCGGCGGTTACGTGCGCGAGTACCAGGTGGACGTCGATCCCGACGCGATGCGGGCGCACAACGTGCGGCTCCAGGACGTCTTCATGGCGGTGCAGCGGGCGAACGTCGACGTCGGGGCGGAGACGATCGAGTTCAACGGCGTCGAGTATCTCGTCCGCGGGCGCGGGTTCGTGAGGTCGGCGGCGGACATCGAGAACATCGTCATCCGTTCGGAGGCCGGCGTGCCGCTGCTGCTGCGCAGCGTGGCGCGCGTTCAGATCGGCCCGGCCCTGCGGCGCGGCATGCTGGACAAGGAGGGCGTCGAGGCCGTCGGCGGCGTCGTGGTGGTGCGCTACGGCGCGAACCCGCTGGAAGTGACGCAGCGCGTCAAGCAGCACATCGCGGAACTCTCCGCCAGCCTGCCGAAAAAAACGCTGGAGTCCGGAGGCGAGTCACAGGTTCAGATCGTCCCCTTCTATGACCGCAGCGAGTTGATCCACGAGACGCTCGACACGCTCAAGGATGCGCTGATCGAGCAGGTGCTGGTGACGACCTTTGTCGTGCTGCTGTTCCTGCGGCACCTGCGAAGCTGCATCGTCATCAGCCTGACGCTGCCTTTGGCCGTGCTGGTGTGCTTCATTCTGATGAAGCTCTCGGGCGTCGACAGCAACCTGATGAGCCTGGGCGGCATCGCCATCGCCATCGGCACCCTGGTCGACATGGGCATCATCCTCACGGAAAACATCGTCCGGCATATCGAGGCCGACGGCGGCCGGCGGCCGCTCCGCGAGCTGATCTACGACGCCTCGCGCGAGATCGGCGGGGCCGTCACGACCGCGATCCTGATGACCGTGATCGCGTTTCTGCCGGTGTTCGCGCTGGACGGGCCGGAGGGAAAGCTCTTTCGCCCGCTGGCTTACACGAAGACGTTCGCGCTGCTCGGCTCGCTGCTGGTGGCGATTCTGATATTGCCGACCCTGGCGCAGCTCGTCTTCAGGCCGCTGGGGGACCGTCGGCCGCGCGACGATCGTCTGGGGGACCGGCCTCTGGCCGGTCTCCTTCTGCCAAGGTTCGCCGGCGAGATCGCCAGCTTCGCCGCCATGACCGCGGTCCTCGTCGTGCTCACGCTCTGCTGGATGCCGCTCGGTCCCGGCCACGGTTTGATGCGCAATCTGCTGATCGTGCTGGGCATCAACCTCGCCTGGGGCAGCGTGCGCGTCATCTTCATTGACTTCTATCCCTACCTGCTGCGCGTCTTTCTTGAGCACAAGATCGCGTTTCTCAGCTTGCCGGCCGGCGTGGTCCTGCTCGGCGCCACCGTCTGGCTCGGCTTCGGAAACGTCTTTGGCTGGCTGCCGCAGCCGGCCGCTCCAGCCGACTCCGCCGCGCCGCCTTCCGCGGTCCAGAAGAGCTATCGAGAGCTCTACGTCCGCGCCGTGCATGCGTTCCCCGGTCTGCCGCGCGAGTTCATGCCCTTCCTCGATGAAGGCTCGTATCTCTACATGCCGACGCTCATGCCGCACGCCGGCATCGGCGCGTCGCTCGAGGCCATCTCGGCCCAGGATCGCGCCATCCGCGCGATTCCCGAAGTCGAAAGCGTCGTCGGCAAGCTCGGCCGCGCCGAGACAGCGATCGATCCCGCCCCGGTCAACATGGTCGAGACGATCATCACCTACAAACCCGAGTTTCTCAGTGACGAATCCGGCACGCTCCACACGTTCCGCTTCGACGCCGCGAAAACGGGCGAATTCTGCGACGCGCTCGGCCGGTCCGTCCCCGCGCCCGACGGCCGGCCCTACGTCGTCCGCGGCCTCTTTCCGCGCGACGAGCAGGGTCGGCTGATCCCCGACCCCCGCGGCCGGCCTTTTCGCAACTGGCGCCCGCCGCTCGATCCGGAGCTGAACCCGGGTCGCAAGGCGTGGGGCGGCATCGTCGCGGCCTCGTCCCGCCGAAAGGGCGCCGCCGCCGATCCGCCGGAGACCATCTGGGATAACGTCGCGCACGCGGCCCGCTATCCGGGCATGACCGACGCCCCGCTGCTCCAGCCGATCTCGACGCGTATCGTCATGCTCCAATCCGGCATCCGCGCCGCGATGGCCGTCAAGATCGCCGGGCGCAATCTCGAAGAGATTGAGCAGGCCGGCTTCGCCATCGCCGAGCAGCTCAAGCTGGCCCCGGGCGTCGCGGCGGAGCTGGTCGTGCCGGACCGCGTGGTCGGAAAGCCCTACGTGGAGCTGGACATCGACCGCGACAAGATCGCCCGTTACGGCGTCAACATCCGCGACGTGCAGGATGTGATCGAGATCGCCCTGGGCGGAATCACGGCGACGACCACCTACGAAGGGCGGCAGCGCTACCCGATCCGCGTCCGCTACGCGCGCGAGACGCGCGACAGCCTTGAGGCGCTGGAGCGCATCCGCGTGCCGGCGGCGGGAAAGGGGCAGATTCCGCTTGCGCAACTGGCGACGATTCAATACGTGCGCGGCCCGCAGGAGATCAAAAGCGAGGACAACTTCCTGGTTTCCTACGTGCTGTTCGACAAGAAGCCGGGGTTCGCCGAGATCGACGTCATCGAGCAGGCCGGGCGCTTCCTGGATCACAAGCTGGCGTCAGGCGAGTTGAAGCTGCCGGCCGGCGTTCATTATCGCTTCGCCGGAAATTACGAGAACAACATCCGGTTTCAGGACAAGCTGCGCGTGATCCTGCCGCTCAGCCTGCTGCTGCTGTTCCTGCTGGTCTACTTCCAGTTTCGCTCGGTGCTGGTGTCGCTGGTGGTCTTCACCGGAATTCCGGTGGCATGGGCGGGGGGCTTTGTCGGCATGTGGCTGATCGGGCAGGATTGGTTCTTCGACTTCGAGGTCTTCGGGAGAAACGTCCGCGACCTGCTGCATTTCCAGAGCTACAACCTGAGCGCCGCCGTCTGGGTCGGCTTCCTGGCGCTCTTCAGCGTATCGATCGATGACGGCGTGGTGCTGGCCGAGTACCTGGGCATCGAGTTCCGCAAGCGCGCCATCAGCGGCGTCGCCGAGATTCGCGCCGCGATCATCTCCGCCGGCGCTCGCCGTGTGCGGCCCTGCCTCATGACGTCGGCGACGACGGTGCTGTCGCTTATGCCGGTGCTGACCAGCGAGGGCCGTGGGGCGGACGTGATGATTCCCATCGCGCTGCCGGCGCTGGGCGGGCTTTCGATCGAGCTGCTCTCGCTGTTCGTGCTGCCGGTGTGTTATTGCTGGATGAAAGAGTGGCAGTGGAGGCTGCAGAGATTGCCCGAGCCGCGACCGTGA
- the cusB_2 gene encoding Cation efflux system protein CusB precursor: MAEIERNVSAPAAWPAGMPYSRLKSGLVRGGALVGMLALGVVVGRVLIPHSGGAAPPTGASGEAAVEYTCSMHPQIKLPRFGQCPICFMDLVPVGSAGADGERGLSLSERARALARIETTAVVRGKAERELRLTGKVAIDETRVAYISAYAPGRLDRLYVNYTGILVRKGDHLAEIYSPQLIVGQREYLVALQGLKQAEDSASQAAIQKAARLIEASRRNLELWGVPKDEVQRLEKSNEPSDRLRIDAPREGWVIDRQGYEGMYTETGMRLFTIADLRTVWVLLDAYELDLGVIHYGQRVEFESEAFAAHKIVGRVAYIDPVLNETTRTVNVRVNVPNPDLHLRPGMFVRARLLARVGAGGAAADNELAGKWISPMHPEIVKDGPGKCDVCGMDLVPAESLGFASREPVEGDPLVIPASAALLTGRRAVVYVETQTSDGPAYEGREVELGPRCGDVYVVLGGLSEGERVVTRGALRVDSAVQIVARPSMMSGETLPARPPPPASVKSHFAAGAAYHGSAAKLVDAYLEWAHQLAEDDEKAARKQLDALRQALDAAAPESLRDEAAATFRDSLARIRKTLPPDAAPAMKGMREALPKVTAEVELFLRAFGHARPAPIYRIHCPMAFDDRGADWLQIDEAVRNPYFGAAMYRCGAATAEIAPDGKLRPSAEAEKK; encoded by the coding sequence ATGGCTGAGATTGAACGCAACGTATCCGCCCCCGCCGCCTGGCCTGCGGGAATGCCTTACAGCCGATTGAAAAGTGGGCTGGTGCGCGGCGGGGCGCTGGTCGGCATGCTGGCGCTCGGCGTCGTTGTCGGGCGGGTGCTCATCCCGCACTCCGGCGGCGCGGCGCCGCCGACGGGCGCGTCCGGCGAAGCAGCGGTCGAGTACACCTGTTCGATGCATCCGCAGATCAAGCTGCCCAGGTTCGGGCAGTGTCCGATCTGTTTCATGGATCTTGTTCCGGTCGGCAGCGCCGGGGCGGACGGCGAACGCGGGCTGTCGCTTTCGGAGCGGGCGCGGGCCCTGGCGCGGATTGAGACGACGGCCGTCGTCCGCGGAAAGGCGGAGCGGGAGCTGCGCCTCACCGGCAAGGTGGCGATCGACGAGACGCGCGTGGCGTACATCAGCGCCTACGCTCCGGGCCGGCTTGATCGGCTCTACGTCAACTACACGGGCATTCTCGTCCGCAAAGGGGATCACCTGGCCGAAATCTACAGTCCGCAGCTCATCGTCGGGCAGCGCGAGTACCTGGTCGCGCTGCAGGGATTGAAGCAAGCCGAGGACAGCGCCAGCCAGGCCGCCATTCAGAAAGCCGCCCGGCTGATCGAAGCGTCGCGGCGCAACCTGGAGCTGTGGGGCGTGCCGAAGGACGAGGTGCAGCGTCTGGAGAAATCCAACGAGCCGTCGGATCGCCTGCGGATCGACGCGCCGCGCGAGGGGTGGGTGATCGATCGTCAGGGTTACGAGGGGATGTACACCGAGACCGGCATGCGGCTTTTCACCATCGCCGACCTGCGGACCGTGTGGGTGCTGCTGGATGCGTACGAGCTGGACCTGGGGGTCATTCACTACGGCCAGCGGGTTGAATTCGAGTCAGAGGCGTTTGCAGCGCACAAGATTGTCGGCCGCGTGGCCTATATCGACCCCGTTCTGAACGAAACCACGCGCACCGTGAACGTGCGCGTCAACGTGCCGAATCCCGACCTGCACCTGCGGCCGGGCATGTTCGTTCGGGCGCGGCTGCTGGCGCGGGTCGGCGCGGGCGGGGCGGCGGCCGACAACGAGCTGGCCGGCAAGTGGATCAGCCCGATGCACCCCGAGATCGTCAAGGACGGTCCCGGCAAGTGCGACGTGTGCGGGATGGACCTCGTTCCGGCCGAGTCGCTCGGGTTCGCCAGCCGCGAACCGGTGGAAGGCGACCCGCTGGTCATTCCCGCGTCGGCCGCGCTGCTGACGGGCCGGCGCGCGGTGGTTTATGTCGAGACGCAGACCAGTGACGGGCCGGCCTACGAAGGACGCGAGGTGGAGCTCGGTCCGCGTTGCGGCGACGTCTACGTTGTGCTGGGCGGGTTGAGCGAGGGTGAGCGGGTCGTCACGCGCGGCGCGCTGCGTGTGGACTCCGCTGTGCAGATCGTCGCCCGGCCGAGCATGATGAGCGGCGAGACGTTGCCGGCCCGGCCGCCGCCCCCGGCAAGCGTGAAATCGCACTTCGCAGCCGGGGCCGCCTATCACGGCAGCGCGGCGAAGCTCGTGGACGCGTATCTCGAATGGGCCCATCAACTGGCCGAGGATGATGAGAAGGCGGCGCGCAAGCAGTTGGATGCGCTGCGCCAGGCGCTGGATGCCGCCGCGCCCGAGTCGCTCCGCGATGAGGCGGCGGCGACGTTTCGTGACTCGCTGGCCAGGATCCGAAAGACGCTGCCGCCGGACGCGGCCCCGGCCATGAAGGGGATGCGCGAGGCGCTGCCGAAAGTCACGGCGGAAGTTGAGCTGTTTCTGCGGGCCTTCGGACACGCGCGCCCTGCGCCGATTTACCGCATTCACTGCCCGATGGCATTCGACGACCGTGGCGCGGACTGGCTGCAAATCGACGAGGCGGTGCGGAATCCCTATTTCGGCGCCGCGATGTATCGCTGCGGCGCAGCGACGGCGGAAATCGCCCCGGACGGCAAGCTGCGGCCCAGCGCCGAAGCGGAGAAGAAATGA
- a CDS encoding Outer membrane efflux protein, translating to MFSEYARRPGSGISGWDGRLARPNSGRDARTTRTGGRDARATRTGGRDARATRRLVCRFSLLLCVLAAVNGCARVDAQPQIDRSADLVEQRLGTRPAWSAPWDDAAPPWDAQSVLEIDAAIGLALRNNRELRAELEMIAQADADLVQAGLLTNPSLNFMMMFVPGGGKTMLRSAGFPSQALQDLWLIPSREQAARSELQQAVLRVADRAIEIATRVRKLHVRLQFGQAAVELVRQNMALVDQSVRLLQTRYSAGQATQVELNLMELRALRLRSELSAEQAELRALKREMLMLLGLAGAADVWQVLPLAGAELTLLPDDEAALWARAADERLDLQAADWRMRAAEDRLEMEKLAALPDLTLGFTFERAPARRAPVNRLGARVANAAAQGLVNGIEGGMPFPEVRPIVNEPREIKWTLGPMIDVELPIFDQNQAQVAKAASECRQRAAELEARVQEMILGVRQALLAAQQAGEQARLYRDEIAPAVQRNIDLAQESFAAGRESLAVYLQAQEDLIMARRKTLEYERDAIIWRAELLRQIGGGELEPGPRPSSEPRPQGSGS from the coding sequence ATGTTCTCAGAATATGCGCGCCGGCCCGGTTCGGGCATCTCCGGGTGGGACGGGCGTCTCGCCCGTCCAAACAGCGGGCGAGACGCCCGCACCACCCGGACAGGCGGGCGAGACGCCCGCGCCACCCGAACAGGCGGGCGAGACGCCCGCGCCACGCGGAGACTCGTGTGCCGTTTCAGTCTGCTGCTGTGCGTCCTGGCGGCGGTGAACGGATGCGCGCGGGTGGATGCACAGCCGCAGATCGACCGGTCTGCCGACCTGGTTGAGCAGCGACTGGGAACGCGGCCGGCCTGGAGTGCACCGTGGGACGACGCGGCGCCGCCCTGGGATGCGCAGAGCGTGCTCGAGATCGACGCCGCCATCGGGCTGGCGCTGCGGAACAACCGCGAGCTGCGGGCCGAATTAGAGATGATCGCCCAGGCGGACGCCGACCTGGTTCAGGCCGGGCTGCTGACGAATCCGTCGCTCAACTTCATGATGATGTTCGTTCCCGGCGGCGGAAAGACGATGCTGCGGTCCGCCGGATTTCCATCGCAGGCGCTGCAGGACCTGTGGCTGATTCCGTCGCGCGAACAGGCCGCCAGGAGCGAGCTGCAACAGGCCGTGCTGCGCGTGGCGGATCGCGCGATTGAGATCGCGACGCGCGTGCGAAAGCTCCACGTGCGTCTGCAATTTGGGCAGGCCGCCGTCGAGCTGGTGCGGCAGAACATGGCGCTGGTGGATCAGTCGGTGCGGTTGCTCCAGACGCGCTACTCCGCCGGGCAGGCGACGCAGGTGGAGCTGAACCTGATGGAATTGCGCGCCCTGCGGCTGCGCTCTGAGCTGAGCGCCGAGCAGGCCGAGCTGCGGGCGCTCAAGCGCGAGATGCTGATGCTGCTCGGACTGGCGGGGGCGGCGGATGTGTGGCAGGTGCTTCCGCTCGCGGGCGCCGAGCTGACGCTGCTTCCCGATGATGAAGCCGCTCTTTGGGCGCGGGCCGCGGACGAGCGGCTCGACCTGCAGGCGGCCGACTGGCGCATGCGAGCCGCCGAAGACCGGCTCGAAATGGAGAAGCTCGCGGCGCTTCCCGATCTGACGCTGGGCTTCACCTTCGAGCGCGCTCCGGCCCGGCGTGCGCCGGTGAACCGCCTGGGGGCGCGGGTGGCGAACGCCGCGGCGCAAGGCCTGGTAAACGGCATCGAGGGCGGAATGCCGTTTCCCGAAGTGCGGCCGATCGTCAACGAGCCACGCGAGATCAAGTGGACGCTGGGGCCGATGATCGACGTTGAATTGCCCATTTTTGATCAGAATCAGGCGCAGGTTGCCAAGGCCGCCAGCGAATGCCGGCAGCGGGCCGCGGAGCTGGAGGCGCGCGTGCAGGAGATGATCCTGGGCGTGCGCCAGGCGCTCCTGGCGGCGCAGCAGGCGGGTGAGCAGGCGCGTCTCTATCGTGACGAGATCGCGCCGGCCGTGCAGCGGAACATCGACCTGGCGCAGGAGTCCTTCGCCGCGGGACGCGAGAGCCTGGCGGTGTATCTCCAGGCGCAGGAAGACCTGATCATGGCCCGGCGCAAGACGCTGGAGTATGAGCGCGACGCGATAATCTGGCGGGCCGAGCTGCTGCGGCAGATCGGTGGTGGTGAGTTGGAACCTGGGCCGCGCCCTTCTTCCGAGCCGCGACCGCAAGGGAGCGGTTCCTGA
- the mog gene encoding Molybdopterin adenylyltransferase, whose translation MPNRAVVITISDRCSAGLAEDRSGPAIIEALPDLDASLVHREIVPDEVARIRGLASAWIGRCELILSTGGTGVSPRDVTPEALTPLVAQDLPGFGEAMRMRAFESKPTSILSRGGAGVAAGSLIVWMPGSPRAVRECLQWLTPAIREACQLLRGQSPH comes from the coding sequence ATGCCCAACCGCGCCGTCGTCATCACCATTTCAGATCGCTGCTCCGCCGGCCTGGCCGAAGACCGGAGCGGTCCTGCGATCATCGAAGCGCTGCCCGACCTGGATGCGTCGCTGGTGCACCGCGAGATCGTCCCGGACGAAGTAGCGCGGATTCGCGGTCTCGCATCCGCGTGGATCGGCCGCTGCGAGTTGATCCTGTCCACCGGCGGAACCGGCGTCTCGCCCCGCGACGTAACGCCTGAAGCGCTGACTCCGTTGGTCGCACAGGACCTGCCGGGCTTTGGCGAGGCGATGCGCATGCGGGCGTTTGAGAGCAAGCCGACGTCGATCCTGTCGCGCGGCGGCGCCGGCGTCGCCGCGGGCAGCCTCATCGTCTGGATGCCCGGCTCACCGCGGGCGGTGCGCGAATGCCTGCAATGGCTGACGCCGGCGATTCGCGAGGCATGCCAGCTTCTGCGCGGCCAGTCACCGCACTGA